A stretch of Nitrospira sp. DNA encodes these proteins:
- a CDS encoding sigma-54 dependent transcriptional regulator → MGTGKILIVDDEVDALDNCRRILSRLGYDCLTEHDSLRAVERIRQERPDLVLTDLRMPGLDGLGLLAEAKRVDPAINVVLLTAYATVQTAVDSMRHGALDYVLKPYTSKSLEEVAKRAFDQAEPPRAAESVSERGAGCSDSSGRSALGRILGRSQAMQDVKSLIAKVARTDANILIYGESGTGKELVARAIHDESERRRQPFMPLDCVALPDSLLESELFGHEKGAFTGAHAAKAGLFEVAHQGTVFLDEVSGMSQTLQSRLLRVLQERHVRRVGGTRYADIDVRVIAASNRDLEEACRKGEFREDLFYRLNVIPIVLPPLRERDGDVQVLAQEFLARFRGRGRAGSEAEPAFDPSAMACLKAHAWPGNVRELQNVIERVAALADGPTIRVEHLPERLRAAGESDEAEAEEAASYKQAKQEVVRSFERSFLLELLKRHGWHMSHAAQEAGVDRKTIERMVKRHGLREPG, encoded by the coding sequence ATGGGAACAGGGAAGATACTGATCGTCGATGATGAAGTCGATGCGCTGGATAACTGCCGCCGCATTTTGAGCCGGTTGGGGTACGACTGCCTGACGGAGCACGATTCGCTGCGCGCCGTGGAGCGGATCAGGCAGGAGCGGCCCGATCTGGTGCTCACGGATCTGCGCATGCCGGGCCTCGACGGCCTCGGTCTGCTGGCCGAGGCCAAACGAGTCGATCCCGCGATCAATGTGGTGCTATTGACCGCCTATGCCACCGTGCAGACGGCCGTGGACTCCATGCGGCATGGCGCGTTGGATTATGTGCTGAAGCCCTATACCAGTAAAAGCCTGGAGGAGGTGGCCAAGCGGGCGTTCGACCAGGCGGAGCCGCCGCGCGCGGCCGAGTCGGTGTCCGAGAGGGGCGCGGGCTGTTCAGACTCCTCCGGCAGGAGCGCCCTTGGGCGCATTCTCGGGCGGAGCCAGGCGATGCAGGACGTGAAGAGTCTGATCGCCAAAGTGGCCAGGACGGATGCGAATATCTTGATCTACGGTGAAAGCGGCACGGGCAAAGAATTGGTGGCTCGCGCGATTCACGATGAAAGCGAGCGGAGGCGCCAGCCGTTCATGCCGCTCGATTGTGTGGCGCTGCCCGACTCCCTGCTGGAATCTGAATTGTTCGGCCATGAAAAAGGGGCCTTTACCGGCGCGCATGCGGCGAAGGCCGGGTTGTTCGAAGTGGCTCACCAAGGCACGGTCTTTCTGGACGAAGTCAGCGGGATGAGCCAGACGCTGCAGTCACGGCTGCTTCGCGTGTTGCAAGAGCGCCATGTCCGTCGCGTGGGCGGCACGCGCTATGCCGACATCGATGTGCGGGTCATTGCCGCCTCCAATCGCGATTTGGAAGAGGCCTGCCGCAAAGGCGAATTTCGGGAGGATCTCTTCTACCGGCTGAACGTGATTCCCATCGTGCTGCCGCCGTTGCGCGAGCGTGACGGCGATGTGCAGGTGCTGGCGCAGGAGTTTCTCGCGCGCTTTCGGGGCCGGGGGCGCGCCGGGTCCGAGGCGGAGCCCGCATTCGATCCATCGGCCATGGCCTGTTTGAAGGCGCATGCCTGGCCCGGCAATGTGCGGGAACTGCAGAATGTGATCGAACGGGTGGCGGCGCTGGCGGATGGCCCGACGATCCGGGTTGAGCATCTCCCGGAGCGGTTGCGCGCAGCGGGAGAATCGGACGAAGCCGAGGCGGAGGAAGCCGCCTCCTACAAGCAGGCCAAGCAGGAAGTGGTCCGGTCGTTTGAGCGGAGCTTTCTGCTGGAGTTGCTGAAACGCCATGGCTGGCACATGAGCCACGCGGCGCAAGAAGCCGGTGTGGATCGCAAGACCATCGAGCGGATGGTCAAGCGGCATGGCCTCCGAGAGCCGGGATGA
- a CDS encoding sigma-54 dependent transcriptional regulator has protein sequence MAAEKIMIVDDEPEAIENCRRLLSRSRYTCVVEADAQRALAVLERERPQVLLTDLRMPGLDGLALLKAAKRIDPRIKVVLLTAYASLQTAVASMRHGAFDYLAKPFTGKELRSVIRRALGAEGGEAIEPAPAGLPRPSWGSPLSAAEPVLAGRGPEMQAVRAAIELVAETEAAVLLTGERGTGKARMARVIHAGSLRRAKHVVSVDCVTSSDALLDGELFGSHSLSGVSVDRAGLLESADGGTLFLDEVGGLSLRLQAKLLRALKERRARRVNGGLYYSVDTRVVASSSRNLQAACGEGAFREDLYQHLNVVPIAVPPLRQRLEDIDQLSRLFMEPFWLRKQQPLPAVFGFAPEALAKLCRYAWPGNLQELQQVVERAFVLADGPLFDSTSLPDHLQTL, from the coding sequence ATGGCGGCGGAAAAAATTATGATTGTGGACGATGAGCCGGAGGCGATCGAAAATTGCCGGCGGCTCTTGAGCCGGTCCCGGTATACCTGCGTGGTGGAAGCCGATGCGCAGCGGGCGCTGGCGGTGCTCGAGCGCGAGCGCCCGCAAGTATTGCTGACGGACCTTCGGATGCCGGGCCTCGATGGCCTGGCCTTGTTGAAAGCCGCGAAGCGCATCGATCCCAGGATCAAGGTCGTGCTGCTGACCGCCTATGCCTCGCTGCAGACGGCGGTGGCCTCCATGCGGCATGGCGCATTCGATTATCTGGCCAAGCCGTTCACCGGGAAAGAATTGCGCAGTGTGATTCGGCGGGCGCTGGGAGCTGAAGGGGGAGAGGCCATCGAACCGGCGCCCGCCGGGCTGCCTCGCCCTTCATGGGGCAGTCCGCTTTCCGCTGCCGAGCCGGTCTTGGCGGGACGGGGGCCAGAGATGCAGGCGGTGCGGGCCGCGATTGAACTGGTGGCGGAAACCGAAGCGGCGGTATTGCTCACCGGAGAACGCGGCACCGGCAAAGCCCGCATGGCTCGCGTGATCCATGCCGGCAGTCTCCGCCGCGCCAAGCATGTGGTGTCTGTCGATTGCGTGACGTCCAGCGACGCGCTGCTGGACGGGGAACTATTCGGCAGCCATTCATTATCCGGCGTCAGTGTCGACCGGGCGGGATTGCTGGAGTCCGCGGACGGCGGCACCCTGTTCCTGGATGAAGTGGGCGGTCTCAGTTTGCGGCTGCAAGCCAAGCTCTTGCGGGCGCTGAAAGAGCGCCGGGCCAGACGGGTGAACGGCGGCCTGTATTATTCCGTAGATACCCGGGTGGTGGCGTCGTCCTCGAGGAATCTCCAAGCTGCGTGCGGGGAGGGCGCGTTTCGAGAGGATCTCTATCAGCATCTCAACGTGGTGCCGATCGCGGTGCCGCCGCTGCGCCAGCGGCTGGAAGACATCGATCAACTCTCGCGTCTCTTCATGGAGCCGTTCTGGCTTCGCAAGCAGCAGCCGCTGCCGGCGGTGTTCGGATTTGCGCCGGAGGCGCTGGCGAAGCTGTGCCGGTATGCCTGGCCGGGCAATCTGCAAGAACTCCAGCAGGTGGTGGAGCGGGCCTTCGTGCTGGCTGATGGGCCGCTTTTCGACAGCACCTCTCTTCCGGACCATCTTCAAACTCTATAG